The Phormidium sp. PBR-2020 DNA segment AACAGCATTAACAACTTCAGTAAACGGGCCTTTGTCGAAACCGCCAACTCCCCCATCGAAGTCCAGCAACTGGTAGCCTCAGCGGCCCAAGATGGCGATCGCATTACCCGCCGCGAAGTCAAACAACTCTCCGATGAGTGGATGGCCATGACATCAGAGTTATTACCCGAAGAAGTCCGGGATTTAGCAGCGGATCACTCCTTACCCGCCCGCCATGTAGCCCCGCTGGTTCGAGAACTCGAAAAACTCCCAGACAACCATCTCAAAGAGATTCAACGGGAAGCCGCCGAACATCCCGATGTGGAAACATTGAAACAACTCACCACCGAAGCCCGCAATCTCTCAAAATATCTTGACGCCGCCTCTCAGGTACAAACCCTACAAGATCCGTCCCTAGATTTAGAAATGGCCCTAGAAGAGGCCCTACGGATCGGTTCCTTGAGTGTCGCCTCAGATTTAGTCAAACAGGCGGCCCAACTCGAACAAACGGTCACAAAGCTCTATACCACCTGGAAGCGTCTCTCCAGCCAAGCCGATCGCCTCTATGTGGACACCGGGGCCAGCACCCCCAACCTGCGATCGCTCATCACCATCGTCGAACGCATCAGCGGCCCCATCATCGAAGTTCCCCTCGATGACAGCGGCGAACACAGCGTTCGTCTACAAATCCTGAGCGACTAACCCACCCCCCGCAAACTAAGGCAGTCCCCCCTCTCTTCCTCTGTGTCCTCGGGCGACCACAAGGGTACGCCCCTACGTGGTTCCCCTCTTGCCCCTTGCCCCTTGCCTTCTTAATCCCCCATGCCCCCTATTCTAATTACCGGAGGAGCCGGATTCATCGGCTCAAACTTTGTTCACTACTGGTGCGATCGCTATCCTGACGCTCAGGTTGTAGTTCTCGATGCCCTCACCTATGCCGGCAATCGCGCCAACATCGCCGACCTCGAACAACAGGGTAAACTAACCTTTGTTCAAGGCAATATCTGCGATCGCCCTCTCATCGATCGTCTATTGAGCGAGCATGAAATTGATATTGTGGCCCATTTCGCCGCCGAATCCCATGTCGATCGCTCAATCCTCGGCCCCGAAGCCTTTATCCAAACCAACGTCGTCGGCACATTTACCCTCCTCGAAGCCTTCCGTCAACATTACAGCCAACATCAACGGGGACGATTTCTCCATGTCTCCACCGACGAAGTCTACGGAAGTCTCGGCCCAGACGATCCTCCGTTCTGTGAAACCACCGCCTACGCGCCCAATAGTCCCTATTCCGCCTCCAAAGCCGGAAGTGATCATCTCGTGCGTTCCTACTTCCATACCTACGGCCTGCCAACCCTCATCACCAACTGTTCCAATAACTACGGCCCCTATCACTTCCCCGAGAAACTGATTCCCTTGATGTGTATCAACATACTCCTCGGGAAACCCCTCCCCGTCTATGGAGATGGGCAAAATGTGCGGGATTGGCTCTATGTAGAAGACCACTGTAGCGCCCTGGATACAGTGATT contains these protein-coding regions:
- the rfbB gene encoding dTDP-glucose 4,6-dehydratase; amino-acid sequence: MPPILITGGAGFIGSNFVHYWCDRYPDAQVVVLDALTYAGNRANIADLEQQGKLTFVQGNICDRPLIDRLLSEHEIDIVAHFAAESHVDRSILGPEAFIQTNVVGTFTLLEAFRQHYSQHQRGRFLHVSTDEVYGSLGPDDPPFCETTAYAPNSPYSASKAGSDHLVRSYFHTYGLPTLITNCSNNYGPYHFPEKLIPLMCINILLGKPLPVYGDGQNVRDWLYVEDHCSALDTVIFNGRPGQTYNVGGNNEVKNLDLVHLLCNLMDEMAPQLPVRPSQELITFVRDRPGHDRRYAINASKIKTELGWQPSVTVEEGLRRTVSWYLSHEDWWKPLLSEEYRNYYDQVYGAESGLASS